From Aptenodytes patagonicus chromosome 1, bAptPat1.pri.cur, whole genome shotgun sequence, one genomic window encodes:
- the LOC143155415 gene encoding gap junction beta-6 protein has translation MDWGALHTILGGVNKHSTSIGKIWLTVLFIFRIMILVVAAERVWGDEQDDFVCNTLQPGCKNVCYDHFFPISHIRLWALQLIFVSTPALLVAMHVAYWRHEKKRQFRKGDQKCEYKDIEEIRKQRFHIEGSLWWTYTSSIFFRLVFEAVFMYAFYFMYDGFRMPRLMKCNAWPCPNTVDCFVSRPTEKTVFTIFMIAVSSICILLNVAELCYLLTKFFLRRSKKTGNPKHHPNHETKEETKQNEMNELISDSCQNTVIGFSSS, from the coding sequence ATGGATTGGGGAGCTCTACATACCATTTTAGGAGGCGTAAATAAACACTCCACCAGCATCGGGAAGATATGGCTCACAGTCCTGTTCATCTTCCGTATCATGATCCTGGTTGTGGCTGCAGAGAGAGTCTGGGGAGATGAACAAGATGACTTTGTCTGCAACACTCTGCAACCTGGTTGCAAGAATGTTTGCTATGATCactttttccccatctctcaCATCAGACTCTGGGCCCTGCAGCTGATCTTTGTTTCCACACCTGCATTGCTGGTGGCCATGCATGTAGCTTACTGGAGGCACGAGAAGAAAAGGCAGTTCAGAAAGGGAGACCAGAAATGCGAGTACAAGGACATTgaagaaatcagaaaacagaGGTTTCATATTGAGGGCTCCTTGTGGTGGACGTACACTAGCAGCATCTTCTTCAGACTGGTCTTTGAAGCAGTCTTCatgtatgcattttatttcatgtacGATGGGTTCCGAATGCCTCGCTTAATGAAGTGTAATGCTTGGCCCTGCCCCAACACAGTAGACTGCTTTGTTTCTCGACCCACTGAAAAGACGGTGTTTACTATTTTCATGATTGCTGTGTCCAGCATTTGCATTCTTTTAAATGTGGCCGAATTATGTTACTTACTGACAAAATTTTTCCTCAGAAGGTCTAAAAAAACTGGAAATCCAAAACATCACCCCAACCATGAGACTAAggaagaaaccaaacaaaatgaaatgaatgagTTAATATCTGATAGCTGTCAGAACACAGTTATAGGATTTTCAAGTAGCTAA